The proteins below are encoded in one region of Limnochorda pilosa:
- the mtrB gene encoding trp RNA-binding attenuation protein MtrB — MEQEDWEEPVAGDFVVIEALEDGVTIFGLTRGKETRFHHSEKLDTGEVMIAQFTRHTSAMKIRGRARILTAHGTVESGPHRETRR; from the coding sequence GTGGAGCAAGAGGACTGGGAAGAGCCGGTCGCTGGGGACTTCGTGGTCATCGAGGCCCTGGAGGACGGGGTCACCATCTTCGGGCTCACCCGGGGGAAAGAGACCCGGTTTCACCACAGTGAGAAGCTCGACACCGGCGAGGTCATGATCGCCCAGTTCACGCGCCACACGTCGGCCATGAAGATTCGAGGCAGGGCCCGCATCCTCACCGCCCACGGCACGGTGGAATCGGGTCCTCACCGGGAGACCAGGCGGTAG
- a CDS encoding acetyl-CoA carboxylase carboxyltransferase subunit alpha: MAASDFEWERPLIELEERIRELQNFTDQQGIDLSDEITSLKRRADQLRHEIFANLTPWQRVLLVRHPRRPTTLDFIEWIFDEFVELHGDRTHRDDAAMVGGIARLNGRPVTVIGPQKGRDTKENIRRNFGLPHPEGYRKAMRLMKQAERFGRPIITLIDVVGAYPGIEAEQRGQGLVIAEAILAMSELRVPIVSVITGEGGSGGALAIGVGDRVWMLENAWYSVISPEMCAQILWKDTKRAAEAAEVLRLTARDLLELGVVEGIVPEPMGGAHRDPEATARNLKEVLVRELAALEGSDPDGLVEARHQRYRRLGRLSEGHPGILPGAPAEGEGETPGGDDEEEDEPSGQAAWTGGLPADVPSRE, encoded by the coding sequence GTGGCGGCGAGCGACTTCGAGTGGGAACGGCCTCTGATCGAGCTGGAAGAGCGGATCCGTGAGCTGCAGAACTTCACGGACCAGCAGGGCATCGACCTGAGCGACGAGATCACCAGCCTGAAACGCCGGGCCGACCAACTCCGGCACGAGATCTTCGCCAACCTCACCCCCTGGCAGCGGGTCCTCCTGGTCCGGCACCCCCGCCGCCCCACCACCCTCGACTTCATCGAGTGGATCTTCGACGAGTTCGTGGAGCTCCACGGCGATCGCACCCACCGCGACGACGCCGCCATGGTGGGCGGCATCGCGCGGCTGAACGGGCGGCCGGTGACGGTGATCGGGCCCCAGAAAGGCCGCGACACCAAGGAGAACATCCGCCGGAATTTCGGGCTGCCCCATCCCGAGGGGTACCGCAAGGCCATGCGGCTCATGAAGCAGGCCGAGCGCTTCGGGCGCCCGATCATCACCCTGATCGACGTGGTGGGGGCCTACCCCGGCATCGAGGCTGAGCAGCGAGGGCAGGGCCTGGTGATCGCGGAGGCGATCCTGGCCATGTCGGAGCTGCGGGTGCCCATCGTGAGCGTGATCACGGGCGAGGGCGGCAGCGGCGGTGCGCTGGCCATCGGGGTGGGCGATCGCGTCTGGATGCTGGAGAACGCCTGGTACTCGGTGATTTCCCCGGAAATGTGCGCGCAGATCCTGTGGAAGGACACCAAGCGGGCCGCGGAGGCGGCCGAGGTGCTGCGCCTGACGGCCCGGGACCTTCTGGAGCTGGGCGTGGTGGAGGGGATCGTGCCGGAGCCCATGGGCGGGGCGCACCGTGATCCGGAGGCGACCGCCCGCAACCTGAAGGAGGTCCTGGTGCGGGAGCTGGCCGCCCTGGAGGGTTCGGACCCCGACGGGCTGGTGGAGGCCCGCCACCAGCGGTACCGGCGCCTGGGGCGGCTGTCTGAGGGGCACCCCGGGATCCTTCCGGGAGCACCGGCCGAAGGCGAGGGGGAAACCCCCGGCGGCGACGACGAGGAGGAGGACGAACCCTCAGGGCAGGCCGCCTGGACGGGTGGGCTCCCGGCGGACGTCCCGTCCAGGGAGTAG
- the accD gene encoding acetyl-CoA carboxylase, carboxyltransferase subunit beta has product MLKDLFRGRPRYATVSPTPTETREAPPQPAPREAPDGLWLKCAGCETILYRKELQQHGQICPRCGYHFRIGGWERLEQLADAGSFTAWEDHLASVDAIGFPEYREKLARAQARTGLSEAVLVGRAAIEELPVALGVFDFNFVGGSMGSVVGERLTRLFERAERDRLPVVVVSAGGGGARMQEGILSLMQMAKTSQAVARYRRCGMPYLSVLTDPTMGGVYASFASLGDVIIAEPGARIGFAGPRIVEETTRQKLPAGFQTAEYALQNGMVDLVVPRPKLREQLAQLIRLHL; this is encoded by the coding sequence GTGTTGAAGGACCTCTTCCGGGGAAGGCCCCGGTACGCCACCGTCAGCCCCACGCCCACCGAAACCCGGGAGGCGCCGCCCCAGCCGGCTCCCCGGGAGGCCCCCGACGGCCTCTGGCTCAAGTGTGCCGGCTGCGAGACGATCCTTTACAGGAAAGAACTTCAACAGCACGGCCAGATCTGCCCGCGCTGCGGGTACCACTTCCGCATCGGCGGGTGGGAGCGGCTGGAGCAGCTGGCCGACGCAGGCAGCTTCACGGCGTGGGAGGACCACCTGGCCTCCGTGGACGCCATCGGCTTCCCCGAGTACCGGGAGAAGCTGGCCAGGGCCCAGGCCCGGACGGGCCTGTCGGAGGCGGTGCTGGTGGGCCGGGCGGCCATCGAGGAGCTCCCGGTGGCGTTGGGCGTCTTCGACTTCAACTTCGTGGGCGGGAGCATGGGTAGCGTGGTGGGCGAGCGGCTCACCCGGCTTTTCGAGCGGGCCGAGCGGGACCGGTTGCCGGTGGTGGTCGTTTCGGCCGGTGGCGGCGGGGCCCGCATGCAGGAGGGGATCCTCTCCCTCATGCAGATGGCCAAGACGAGCCAGGCGGTGGCGCGCTACCGCCGGTGCGGGATGCCCTACCTCTCGGTGCTGACCGACCCCACCATGGGCGGCGTCTACGCGAGCTTCGCCTCCCTGGGCGACGTGATCATCGCCGAGCCGGGGGCGCGCATCGGCTTCGCGGGCCCCCGCATCGTGGAGGAGACCACCCGCCAGAAGCTGCCCGCGGGCTTCCAGACGGCCGAGTACGCGCTCCAGAACGGCATGGTGGACCTGGTGGTCCCGCGGCCCAAGCTGCGGGAGCAGCTGGCGCAGCTCATCCGACTGCACCTGTAG
- a CDS encoding putative signal transducing protein has translation MWTVVYIAPNRPLAEMIKELLENEGVLTMLRPLGVPHMGDSANVEILVPEAEVEEAQEILNQVIGRS, from the coding sequence ATGTGGACCGTGGTCTACATCGCTCCGAACCGCCCGCTGGCGGAGATGATCAAGGAACTCCTCGAGAACGAGGGGGTCCTCACCATGCTGCGGCCCCTCGGCGTGCCACATATGGGCGACTCGGCCAACGTAGAGATTCTGGTGCCGGAGGCGGAAGTGGAGGAGGCCCAGGAGATCCTGAACCAGGTGATCGGACGCTCCTGA
- a CDS encoding phosphatidylglycerophosphatase A family protein, which translates to MRNGLHEAAGEALRRRGVRVEDVVRVACDIARERRPQVTFAECRTHLEKVLEKREVLYAILTGVVLDELAEAGTLPEPLQEAIASDLPLYGIDEILATSITNIYGAVSLTRFGYLDKKKPGVVGDLNRHRNGRVHTFMDDLVAALVAATLARMEHSAQKGAGRLTKPEVTADAQEGLPPAASG; encoded by the coding sequence ATGAGGAACGGGTTGCACGAGGCGGCGGGCGAGGCGCTGCGGCGCCGGGGCGTGCGGGTGGAGGACGTGGTGCGGGTGGCCTGCGACATCGCCCGTGAGCGAAGGCCGCAGGTGACCTTCGCCGAGTGCCGCACCCACCTGGAGAAGGTGCTGGAGAAGCGGGAGGTCCTCTACGCCATCCTGACCGGCGTGGTCCTGGACGAGCTGGCCGAGGCGGGCACGCTGCCTGAGCCGCTGCAGGAGGCCATCGCGTCGGACCTGCCGCTCTACGGCATCGACGAGATCCTGGCCACCTCCATCACCAACATCTACGGGGCCGTTTCCCTCACCCGCTTCGGATACCTGGACAAGAAGAAGCCGGGCGTGGTGGGCGACCTGAACCGCCACCGGAACGGGCGGGTCCACACCTTCATGGACGATCTGGTGGCCGCGCTGGTGGCGGCCACCCTGGCCCGGATGGAGCACTCGGCCCAGAAGGGCGCCGGGCGGCTCACGAAGCCCGAGGTGACAGCCGATGCCCAGGAGGGCCTGCCCCCGGCGGCGTCGGGGTGA
- the ald gene encoding alanine dehydrogenase, which produces MVVGVPKEIKKDENRVALTPAGAAELVQAGHRVVVEQGAGAGSGMADEEYRAAGATLVPTHADVFAEADLIIKVKEPVEPEFNLFRPGQILFTYLHLAATEPVTRALLQRRVTGVAYETMQEPNGALPLLTPMSEVAGRMSVQVGAQFLEEIHGGRGVLLGGVPGVPPAEVVVLGAGTVGSNAARIALGMGAHVTIMDKRVDRLRYLEDVLTGNRITVVANQQTVDRAVRYADLVIGAVLVPGARAPRLVGEETVKGMKPGAVIVDVAVDQGGCIETVDHPTTHSDPVYVKHGVVHYAVANMPGAVPRTSTLALTNATLPYAVELARKGVRQAVAEDPVLAGGVNVIDGHVTHAAVAEAHDMEYVPLERVLAG; this is translated from the coding sequence GTGGTCGTAGGCGTTCCCAAGGAGATCAAGAAGGACGAGAACCGGGTGGCGCTGACGCCCGCGGGGGCTGCGGAGTTGGTGCAGGCGGGCCACCGGGTGGTGGTGGAGCAGGGTGCCGGCGCCGGGAGCGGCATGGCGGACGAGGAGTACCGGGCCGCGGGGGCCACCCTGGTCCCCACCCACGCGGACGTCTTCGCCGAAGCGGACCTGATCATCAAGGTCAAGGAGCCTGTCGAGCCCGAGTTCAACCTCTTCCGGCCCGGCCAGATCCTCTTCACCTACCTGCACCTGGCGGCCACCGAACCGGTCACGCGCGCCCTCCTGCAGCGGCGGGTCACCGGCGTCGCCTACGAGACCATGCAGGAGCCCAACGGCGCGCTGCCGCTCCTCACCCCCATGAGCGAGGTGGCCGGGCGCATGAGCGTCCAGGTGGGCGCCCAGTTTCTGGAGGAGATCCACGGCGGCCGTGGGGTGCTGCTGGGAGGCGTCCCGGGTGTTCCCCCGGCTGAGGTGGTGGTGCTGGGCGCGGGCACCGTGGGAAGCAACGCCGCCCGCATCGCCTTGGGCATGGGAGCCCACGTGACCATCATGGACAAGCGCGTCGACCGCCTGCGCTACCTGGAGGACGTGCTCACCGGCAACCGCATCACCGTGGTAGCCAACCAGCAGACGGTGGACCGGGCGGTACGCTATGCGGACCTGGTCATCGGAGCGGTGCTGGTGCCGGGCGCACGGGCACCCCGTCTGGTGGGTGAGGAGACGGTGAAGGGGATGAAGCCGGGCGCGGTGATCGTGGACGTGGCCGTGGACCAGGGCGGCTGCATCGAGACCGTCGACCACCCCACCACCCACAGCGACCCGGTCTACGTGAAGCACGGGGTGGTGCACTACGCCGTGGCGAACATGCCCGGCGCCGTGCCGCGCACCTCCACCCTGGCCCTCACCAACGCGACGCTCCCCTACGCTGTGGAGCTGGCCCGAAAGGGCGTCCGGCAGGCGGTGGCCGAGGATCCGGTCCTGGCCGGGGGCGTGAACGTGATCGACGGCCACGTGACCCATGCCGCGGTAGCCGAGGCGCACGACATGGAGTATGTACCTCTGGAAAGGGTTCTCGCCGGGTAG
- the pyk gene encoding pyruvate kinase, producing MDQPHGAPVQALKRTKIICTIGPATESVDTLRAMVAAGMDLVRLNFSHGTLDEHRRRIEAVRRLQAEGAGLAILQDIQGPKIRLGEVPGGRVTLERGQEVEVSATLPPRAAPLRLSIPYPPLAEQLGPGSTLFLDDGEVELRVEAVEGEALRCRVQVGGDLSSHKGVTLPGVRVGLPPITPQDEAHIRFGVEMGVDWVAASFVRAAEHVEAVRDAIRRAGGDQPVVAKVENRQGLEAIDEIIEAADAVMVARGDLGVEIPPEEVPMAQKMIIQKCNAAGKPVITATQMLDSMARNPRPTRAEVTDVANAILDGSDAVMLSGETAVGRYPVESVRMMAAICRRTEASINYAALLRERRPRDGTSVAEAIAHATCQTAQTLGARAIVTSTQSGATARMVSRFRPESPIVAITPSSGVRRRLNLVWGVVPLLVPRAESIDQMIDLGVAAARHQGLVSQGDVLVIAAGVKTGTPGSTNLLQVHMVGEASRKG from the coding sequence ATGGACCAACCGCACGGGGCGCCCGTTCAGGCGCTGAAACGGACCAAGATCATTTGCACCATCGGGCCGGCCACCGAGTCCGTCGACACCTTGAGGGCCATGGTGGCGGCCGGCATGGACCTGGTGCGGCTAAACTTCTCCCACGGCACCCTCGACGAGCACCGCCGCCGGATCGAGGCGGTGCGCCGCCTGCAGGCCGAGGGGGCTGGGCTTGCCATTCTGCAGGATATCCAGGGTCCCAAGATCCGGCTGGGGGAGGTTCCCGGCGGCCGGGTGACCCTCGAGCGCGGCCAGGAGGTAGAGGTCTCCGCGACCCTGCCCCCCCGGGCGGCGCCCCTGCGCCTTTCCATCCCCTACCCGCCGCTGGCCGAGCAGCTGGGCCCGGGCTCCACCCTCTTCCTGGACGACGGCGAGGTGGAGCTGCGGGTGGAGGCGGTGGAGGGCGAGGCGCTCCGCTGCCGGGTGCAGGTGGGCGGCGACCTCTCCTCCCACAAGGGCGTCACCCTTCCGGGCGTGAGGGTGGGCTTACCGCCCATCACCCCGCAGGACGAGGCGCACATCCGCTTCGGCGTGGAGATGGGCGTGGATTGGGTGGCCGCCTCCTTCGTACGGGCGGCCGAGCACGTGGAGGCGGTGCGCGACGCGATCCGGCGGGCCGGGGGCGACCAGCCCGTGGTGGCCAAGGTGGAGAACCGCCAGGGGCTGGAGGCCATCGACGAGATCATCGAGGCGGCGGACGCGGTGATGGTGGCCCGGGGCGACCTGGGGGTGGAGATTCCCCCTGAAGAGGTGCCCATGGCCCAGAAGATGATCATCCAGAAGTGCAACGCGGCCGGCAAGCCCGTGATCACCGCCACCCAGATGCTCGACTCCATGGCCCGGAACCCCAGGCCCACCCGGGCCGAGGTGACCGACGTGGCCAACGCCATCCTGGACGGCTCCGACGCGGTGATGCTCTCGGGTGAGACGGCCGTTGGGCGCTACCCCGTGGAGAGCGTGCGGATGATGGCCGCCATCTGCCGCCGCACCGAGGCGTCGATCAACTACGCGGCCTTGCTACGCGAGCGCCGCCCCCGGGACGGGACGTCGGTGGCCGAGGCCATCGCGCATGCCACCTGCCAGACCGCCCAGACCCTGGGCGCCCGGGCCATCGTCACCTCCACCCAGTCCGGGGCGACGGCCCGCATGGTCTCCCGTTTCCGCCCTGAAAGCCCGATTGTGGCCATCACACCCAGTTCCGGCGTGCGCCGCCGCCTCAACCTGGTGTGGGGGGTGGTGCCGCTGCTGGTGCCCCGAGCCGAGAGCATCGATCAGATGATCGACCTGGGGGTGGCCGCTGCCCGGCACCAGGGCCTGGTGTCCCAAGGGGACGTGCTGGTCATCGCCGCCGGGGTGAAGACGGGCACGCCGGGCTCCACCAACCTGCTGCAGGTGCACATGGTGGGGGAGGCATCCCGGAAGGGCTGA
- a CDS encoding DNA polymerase III subunit alpha, with the protein MAFVHLHVHSVYSLLDGAASVEGLCRRAAEQGSPALALTDHGVMFGAAAFYRAAVAHGIKPILGCELYLAPGRRTERAGGGREHRHHLLVLAQTPRGYRNLTQLVTAGFTEGFYQKPRVDRELLEAYGEGLIVLSGCMSSEVPELLLEGREDEAIQVARWYRERFPGRYYVEIQENGMPRQEELNRKLVALARELELPLVATGDVHYVAPADAELQDALLCIQTGKRLADPDRLRFPTDRFYLKTPEEMAAAFGEIPEALANTLRIAESVEPVLEPGRPELPEPPLPRRDGRPLEPDRHLREEADRGARRRFGRVEARVRERLAHELDVITSMGYASYFLIVADFVNWARSQGIAVGPGRGSAASSLVAYCLGITDVDPLRYGLVFERFLNPARVSMPDIDIDFSDARRGEVLEYVARRYGADRVGQIATFSQLAARAALRDVGRLLDVPYAEVDRVAKLVPSGPGVTLEQALEQEPELRAMAGGGDPLHQRWIRLARAVEGSPRHLSVHAAGVVITREPLVERVPLARTHEGVVVTQYPMEDLEWLGLLKMDFLGLRTLTVLERAVELASEERAGEAAGGSIRLEAIPEDDPEVYRMLSEGRAEGVFQLETSMFRTLLPEVRPDRFEDLVALLALGRPGPMVRVQDYIERKHGRQPVRHALPVLEPVLAETYGVMLYQEQVMQVAMAVAGYSAGEADLLRRAMGKKKPEAMQAEESRFVERSVERGVPEEQARALFREMAEFAGYGFAKSHSAAYARITYQTAYMKAHYPVAFMAAQISSVMGQEERVAEYLEECRRQGIPVLPPDVNASRWEFRPEGGGIRFGLGAVKNVGSDLVRGLVEARAEGPFRSLQDLLDRLEEAHPNRKALESLVKAGALDGFGHRRSLLGELEVLLRERGPGARAATARGQTRLFQVDEPGPPVGREAGRGPAVGGHPARQEAVLAPFSPQEQLALEKEALGFYFSGDPLAGWRERLAAHGARPLAEVGERAGQDVLVAGTVVSVKEITTRRGEPMAFVTLDDGSARVEAVFFPPVYQAHRDLLGEGPPVLVGGRARAQRAPAGRQASTPRQPATSRPSPTSSPEGAGRGQGQGGAAGDVQLEARWVAPLNPRGLWVRLGCEEAGGDRGLSDPQGDGGRGEVEGWAERLEGLLASAPGQAPVWLEIEGGSERVVALLPRRLWIAEEESGRMVERLEGSEEVPVRAAWLWGEGRVRG; encoded by the coding sequence ATGGCGTTCGTCCACTTGCACGTCCACAGCGTCTACAGCCTCCTCGACGGGGCTGCCTCCGTGGAAGGGCTCTGCCGAAGGGCGGCCGAGCAGGGTTCTCCCGCCCTTGCCCTCACCGACCACGGCGTCATGTTCGGGGCGGCCGCCTTCTACCGGGCGGCGGTGGCGCATGGAATCAAGCCCATCCTGGGCTGCGAGCTCTACCTGGCGCCCGGGCGCCGCACCGAGAGGGCGGGTGGCGGCCGCGAACACCGGCATCACTTGCTGGTGCTGGCTCAAACCCCCCGGGGGTACCGGAACCTCACACAGCTCGTGACCGCGGGCTTCACCGAGGGCTTCTACCAGAAGCCCCGCGTCGATCGGGAGCTCCTCGAGGCCTACGGCGAGGGCCTCATCGTGCTGTCGGGGTGCATGTCCAGCGAGGTGCCCGAGCTGCTGCTGGAGGGCCGTGAGGACGAGGCGATCCAGGTGGCCCGGTGGTACCGGGAACGCTTCCCCGGCCGCTATTACGTGGAGATCCAGGAGAACGGCATGCCCCGCCAGGAGGAGCTGAACCGGAAGCTGGTCGCCCTGGCCCGGGAGCTCGAGCTGCCCCTGGTGGCCACGGGGGACGTGCACTACGTGGCCCCCGCGGATGCGGAGCTTCAGGATGCCCTCCTGTGCATCCAGACGGGGAAGCGTCTGGCGGACCCCGACCGGCTTCGCTTCCCCACCGACCGCTTCTACCTGAAGACGCCCGAGGAGATGGCCGCCGCCTTCGGCGAGATCCCCGAGGCCTTGGCCAATACCCTGCGGATCGCGGAGTCCGTGGAACCGGTGCTGGAGCCCGGCCGGCCGGAGTTGCCCGAGCCCCCCCTGCCCCGGCGCGACGGGCGGCCCCTGGAGCCCGACCGCCACCTGCGGGAGGAGGCGGACCGGGGCGCCAGGCGCCGCTTCGGACGGGTGGAGGCGCGGGTGCGGGAGCGGCTGGCGCATGAGCTGGACGTGATCACCTCCATGGGGTACGCGTCCTACTTCCTGATCGTCGCCGACTTCGTGAACTGGGCCCGGAGCCAGGGAATCGCGGTGGGGCCCGGCCGAGGATCGGCGGCCAGCAGCCTGGTCGCCTACTGCCTGGGCATCACCGACGTGGACCCGCTCCGGTACGGCCTGGTCTTCGAGCGGTTCCTGAACCCCGCCCGGGTGTCGATGCCCGACATCGACATCGACTTCAGCGACGCCCGCCGGGGCGAGGTGCTGGAGTACGTGGCCCGCCGGTACGGCGCCGACCGGGTGGGGCAGATCGCCACCTTCTCGCAGCTGGCGGCCCGGGCGGCGCTGCGGGACGTGGGACGCCTCCTGGACGTGCCCTATGCCGAGGTGGACCGGGTGGCCAAGCTGGTGCCTTCGGGCCCGGGCGTGACCCTGGAGCAGGCGCTCGAACAGGAGCCGGAACTCCGGGCCATGGCCGGAGGCGGGGACCCCCTGCACCAGCGCTGGATCCGCCTGGCCCGGGCGGTGGAAGGGTCGCCCCGGCACCTGTCGGTGCACGCCGCAGGGGTGGTCATCACCCGTGAGCCGCTGGTGGAGCGGGTGCCCCTGGCCCGCACCCATGAGGGCGTGGTGGTGACCCAGTACCCCATGGAGGACCTGGAGTGGCTCGGCCTGCTGAAGATGGACTTCCTGGGCCTCCGTACCCTCACGGTGCTGGAGCGGGCGGTGGAGCTGGCGAGCGAGGAGAGGGCTGGGGAAGCGGCCGGCGGGTCGATCCGGCTGGAGGCCATCCCCGAGGACGACCCCGAGGTGTACCGGATGCTTTCCGAGGGCCGGGCGGAGGGGGTCTTCCAGCTCGAGACCTCCATGTTCCGCACCCTCCTGCCCGAGGTGCGGCCGGACCGCTTCGAGGACCTGGTGGCTCTGCTGGCCCTGGGCCGGCCCGGGCCCATGGTGCGGGTGCAGGACTACATCGAGCGGAAGCACGGCCGCCAGCCTGTGCGCCACGCGCTGCCCGTCCTGGAGCCGGTGCTGGCCGAGACCTACGGCGTGATGCTCTACCAGGAGCAGGTGATGCAGGTGGCCATGGCCGTGGCCGGCTACTCGGCCGGCGAGGCGGATCTGCTGCGCCGGGCCATGGGCAAGAAGAAGCCCGAGGCGATGCAAGCCGAGGAGAGCCGGTTCGTGGAGCGCTCGGTGGAGCGGGGGGTGCCCGAGGAGCAGGCCCGGGCGCTTTTCCGGGAGATGGCTGAGTTCGCAGGTTACGGCTTCGCCAAGAGCCACTCGGCCGCCTACGCCCGCATCACCTACCAGACCGCCTACATGAAGGCCCACTACCCCGTGGCCTTCATGGCGGCCCAGATCAGCAGCGTGATGGGACAGGAGGAGCGGGTGGCCGAATACCTTGAAGAGTGCCGGCGCCAGGGCATCCCCGTGCTGCCGCCCGACGTCAATGCCAGCCGTTGGGAGTTCCGTCCCGAGGGTGGCGGGATCCGTTTCGGGCTGGGGGCGGTGAAGAACGTGGGCTCGGACCTGGTGCGCGGCCTGGTGGAGGCCCGGGCCGAAGGCCCGTTCCGGAGCCTGCAGGACTTGCTGGACCGGCTGGAGGAGGCCCACCCGAACCGCAAGGCGCTGGAGAGCCTGGTGAAGGCGGGCGCCTTGGACGGTTTCGGGCACCGCCGCTCGCTCCTGGGGGAGCTGGAGGTGCTGCTGCGCGAGCGGGGGCCCGGTGCCCGGGCCGCAACGGCCCGCGGGCAGACCCGTCTCTTCCAGGTGGACGAGCCGGGCCCTCCGGTCGGAAGGGAGGCAGGGCGAGGCCCGGCGGTCGGGGGGCACCCCGCGAGGCAGGAGGCCGTGCTCGCCCCCTTCAGCCCCCAGGAGCAGCTGGCCCTGGAGAAGGAGGCGCTGGGCTTCTACTTCTCGGGAGACCCGCTGGCGGGATGGCGGGAACGCCTGGCCGCCCACGGGGCGCGGCCGCTCGCAGAGGTGGGGGAGCGTGCCGGCCAGGACGTGCTGGTGGCAGGGACGGTGGTGTCGGTGAAGGAGATCACCACCCGGCGGGGGGAACCGATGGCCTTCGTGACCCTGGACGACGGCAGCGCCCGGGTGGAGGCGGTCTTCTTCCCGCCTGTCTACCAGGCCCACCGCGACCTGCTGGGTGAAGGCCCGCCCGTGCTGGTGGGTGGGCGCGCCCGAGCCCAGCGGGCACCCGCGGGACGCCAGGCGTCCACGCCGCGCCAGCCGGCCACGTCACGCCCATCGCCCACGTCAAGCCCGGAGGGGGCCGGGCGCGGGCAGGGCCAAGGGGGCGCCGCGGGGGACGTGCAGCTCGAGGCCCGCTGGGTGGCGCCCCTGAACCCCCGGGGCCTCTGGGTCCGCCTGGGGTGCGAGGAGGCCGGTGGAGACCGTGGGCTCTCGGATCCCCAGGGCGACGGCGGGCGGGGAGAGGTGGAGGGGTGGGCCGAGCGGTTGGAAGGGCTCCTGGCGTCGGCGCCCGGGCAGGCGCCCGTCTGGCTGGAGATCGAGGGCGGAAGCGAGCGGGTGGTGGCCCTCCTCCCGCGCCGGCTCTGGATTGCCGAGGAGGAAAGCGGTAGGATGGTGGAGCGTCTGGAGGGTTCCGAGGAGGTACCCGTGCGGGCGGCGTGGCTGTGGGGAGAGGGGCGTGTGCGAGGATGA
- a CDS encoding aspartate aminotransferase family protein — MNHAYARAFAASGAVFKQAANVLAGGLTHDSHALDPFPPYVTKAQGAYKWDADGHRLLDYWMGHGAMLLGFNHPKVVEAVERQLARGPFYGAEHPLALEWAERIQRMVPSAERVRFTVTGSEATELAVRLARAATGKPLVVKFSGHFHGWHEPLSRGIAPGEAAETGNGRARPKAGADGAAPAGPGGEAPATRLVPPDRLDQVEELLATGQVAAVILEPGGGAWGAIPVNVEWLQSLRDLTRKHGSVLIFDEVMTGFRLAPGGAQERYGVLPDLTCLAKIVSGGMPGAAVAGRADILEHLAFGDEAWNRTRKVPHFGTFNATPLAAAAGIATLDEIASGRVLPYVDRLAGKLLQALNERLRARGVRGYAYGQASIFHVALGVDPPEGDQPTARQWQALLEAAKGASTQWLRKAMLLEGVDLMRTGGFLSAAHGDDEVEETVLAFDRALERLRKLEPAWVG, encoded by the coding sequence CTGAACCACGCGTACGCCCGGGCGTTCGCCGCCTCGGGGGCCGTCTTCAAGCAGGCGGCCAACGTCCTGGCGGGTGGACTCACGCACGACTCGCACGCGCTGGACCCCTTCCCTCCCTACGTCACCAAGGCCCAGGGCGCGTACAAGTGGGACGCAGACGGTCATCGGCTCCTGGACTACTGGATGGGCCACGGGGCCATGCTGTTGGGCTTCAACCACCCCAAGGTGGTGGAGGCCGTGGAGCGGCAGCTCGCCCGGGGTCCCTTCTACGGAGCCGAGCATCCCCTGGCGCTGGAGTGGGCCGAGCGGATCCAGCGGATGGTTCCCTCCGCCGAGAGGGTCCGCTTCACCGTGACGGGCAGCGAAGCCACCGAACTGGCCGTCCGCCTCGCCCGGGCGGCCACGGGCAAGCCGTTGGTGGTCAAGTTCAGCGGGCACTTCCACGGCTGGCACGAGCCCCTCAGCCGGGGCATCGCTCCGGGGGAGGCCGCCGAGACCGGCAACGGCCGGGCACGGCCAAAGGCGGGAGCCGATGGGGCCGCCCCGGCAGGGCCCGGCGGGGAGGCGCCCGCCACGCGCCTGGTGCCGCCGGACCGGCTGGACCAGGTCGAGGAGCTCTTGGCCACGGGGCAGGTGGCCGCGGTGATCCTGGAGCCGGGCGGCGGAGCCTGGGGCGCCATCCCCGTGAACGTGGAGTGGCTCCAAAGCCTCCGGGATCTCACCCGGAAGCACGGAAGCGTGCTCATCTTCGACGAGGTGATGACCGGCTTCCGCCTGGCCCCTGGCGGGGCTCAGGAGCGCTACGGCGTGCTGCCGGACCTGACGTGCCTGGCGAAGATCGTCTCCGGGGGCATGCCGGGCGCCGCGGTGGCTGGGCGGGCGGACATCCTGGAACATCTGGCCTTCGGGGACGAGGCGTGGAACCGCACCCGGAAGGTGCCCCACTTCGGCACCTTCAACGCCACCCCCCTCGCGGCCGCCGCGGGCATCGCCACCCTGGACGAAATCGCCTCAGGCAGGGTGCTGCCTTACGTGGACCGCCTGGCCGGCAAGCTCCTGCAGGCGCTGAACGAGCGGCTGCGGGCCCGGGGCGTGCGGGGGTACGCTTACGGGCAGGCTTCCATCTTCCACGTGGCGCTGGGGGTGGATCCTCCCGAGGGCGACCAGCCCACCGCCCGCCAGTGGCAGGCGTTGCTGGAGGCGGCCAAGGGCGCGTCCACCCAGTGGCTGCGGAAGGCCATGCTTCTGGAGGGCGTGGACCTCATGCGGACCGGCGGCTTTCTCTCCGCAGCCCACGGCGACGACGAGGTGGAGGAGACGGTGCTGGCCTTCGACCGGGCGCTGGAAAGGCTTCGCAAGCTGGAGCCGGCCTGGGTGGGCTGA